Proteins encoded within one genomic window of Pieris rapae chromosome 1, ilPieRapa1.1, whole genome shotgun sequence:
- the LOC111000856 gene encoding collagenase: protein MKSLLVLAGLFALAYGGPAARTTAENYHAIIGIQEALRIKHIEEALDFDGSRIIGGSDSRLGENPHLGGLIIALTSGRSSVCGSSLLTNTKAVTAAHCWWDGNNQARRFTLVFGSVRLFSGGVRVTTANVVMHPQWNPRTASSDVAVITMNYINYNNNIRPISMATGNNNFVGTFAVAAGYGVTSDSQNGISTNTVQKKVNLRVISNDECRRSYAFIEDSILCVNTEGGTVSTCGGDSGGPLTVGSSLIGITSFGHVAGCESGYPAAFSRVTSFQSWISSRL, encoded by the exons atgaaatcattGTTAGTTCTCGCTGGCCTTTTTGCTCTGGCATACGGTGGACCGGCAGCTCGAACCACTGCCGAAAACTACCATGCTATTATTGGTATCCAAGAAGCTCTAAGAATTAAGCATATTGAGGAAGCTTTAGATTTCGATGGTTCCAGGATTATTGGAGGGAGTGATTCAAGATTAGGAGAAAACCCGCACTTG GGTGGACTTATCATTGCCTTGACCAGTGGACGGAGTTCAGTATGCGGATCATCGCTCCTAACGAACACTAAGGCTGTCACTGCAGCTCACTGCTGGTGGGATGGAAACAACCAAGCCCGTCGCTTCACACTTGTCTTTGGTTCAGTGCGTTTATTCTCTGGTGGTGTTCGAGTTACCACTGCTAACGTTGTTATGCATCCGCAGTGGAACCCGCGTACAGCGAGCAGCGATGTTGCCGTCATTACAATGAActacattaattacaata ACAATATTCGCCCCATCTCAATGGCTACTGGCAACAATAACTTCGTTGGAACCTTTGCAGTCGCTGCAGGCTATGGTGTCACCTCCGACT CTCAAAATGGCATTTCCACCAACACGGTTCAGAAAAAAGTTAATCTCAGAGTGATTTCAAACGATGAGTGTCGACGATCGTACGCATTCATCGAAGACTCTATTCTCTGTGTTAATACCGAAGGAGGAACAGTTAGTACCTGCGGCGGAGATTCTGGTGGTCCTCTTACAGTGGGCAGTAGTTTG ATTGGTATTACATCTTTCGGTCATGTAGCCGGCTGTGAAAGTGGATACCCCGCTGCATTTTCAAGAGTCACTTCTTTCCAATCGTGGATTTCAAGCCGTCTGTAA
- the LOC111000857 gene encoding collagenase: MKSFIALAFLVATACGNPVAETTAFNYHENIGIKEAIRIKQLEEAIDFDGSRIIGGSVSSLTQTPHLGGLSIVLTSGWTSVCGSSLLSNTKAVTAAHCWSDGRNQARQFTVVLGSLRLFSGGTRVTTSNVVMHPQWNPNTAANDVAVITMNRVNFNNNIQPIALASGSNEYVGTWATAAGYGATSDSQSGIPNNTARRHVSLRVISNAECRRTFSFIASSVICVETQGGRASTCGGDSGGPLDIGSGSSRTLIGITSFGHISGCTRGHPAGFARVTSFRSWISSRL, translated from the exons ATGAAGTCATTTATTGCTCTCGCTTTTCTTGTGGCTACGGCCTGTGGTAACCCAGTAGCTGAAACTACTGCGTTTAATTACCATGAAAACATTGGTATCAAAGAAGCAATTAGAATTAAACAACTTGAAGAAGCAATTGACTTCGATGGATCTAGAATTATTGGTGGTTCCGTTTCATCCTTGACACAAACACCACATTTG gGTGGTCTTTCGATTGTTCTGACTAGTGGCTGGACCTCTGTATGTGGATCCTCACTGCTTTCCAACACCAAAGCCGTCACCGCAGCTCACTGTTGGTCAGATGGCAGAAACCAAGCTCGTCAATTCACAGTTGTTTTGGGATCCCTCAGATTATTCTCAGGTGGTACTCGTGTTACCACAAGTAATGTTGTTATGCATCCACAATGGAACCCGAACACTGCTGCTAATGACGTTGCCGTTATCACAATGAACCGTGTCAACTTCAATA ATAATATCCAACCCATTGCTTTGGCATCTGGCAGTAACGAATACGTTGGTACGTGGGCTACCGCTGCAGGTTATGGCGCTACTTCTGATT CTCAAAGTGGCATACCAAATAACACTGCTAGAAGACACGTAAGCCTCAGAGTTATATCTAACGCTGAATGCCGCAGAACGTTTTCCTTTATCGCTTCCTCTGTGATTTGTGTAGAAACTCAAGGTGGTAGAGCCAGTACCTGTGGTGGTGATTCTGGTGGCCCTCTCGATATTGGCAGTGGAAGTTCTAGGACATTG ATCGGTATTACATCTTTTGGACATATTTCCGGATGCACACGTGGACACCCAGCAGGTTTTGCTAGAGTTACTTCTTTCCGCTCTTGGATCAGCAGTCGCCTTTAA